One region of Chryseobacterium sp. SORGH_AS_0447 genomic DNA includes:
- a CDS encoding DUF1573 domain-containing protein translates to MKNLKITALLAVMACSPFYANVFPAEGTPVVKVLADAIKWKSESIEVGNIPQGKPKLIRFEFTNTSKKPIIIENVAPSCGCTTANYTKTPILPGKVGFVEASYNAANAGPFMKTVNVTTSDSKTPKTLSFKGTVVAS, encoded by the coding sequence ATGAAAAATTTAAAAATTACTGCGCTTTTAGCGGTTATGGCATGTTCTCCTTTCTATGCAAATGTATTTCCTGCTGAAGGTACTCCTGTAGTAAAAGTATTGGCAGACGCCATCAAATGGAAATCAGAATCCATTGAAGTAGGAAATATTCCTCAGGGAAAACCGAAACTGATCAGATTTGAGTTTACTAATACTTCAAAAAAGCCGATCATCATTGAAAACGTAGCGCCTTCATGTGGTTGTACAACAGCAAACTATACCAAAACACCTATCCTTCCTGGAAAAGTAGGATTTGTGGAAGCGAGCTATAATGCAGCGAACGCAGGACCGTTTATGAAAACGGTAAACGTTACGACAAGCGACAGCAAAACACCTAAGACCCTTTCGTTCAAAGGAACGGTAGTGGCTTCTTAA
- a CDS encoding sensor histidine kinase KdpD, protein MEIKKLNIIITLGFVAIIGILIAQLLWTRQAYNLEDKKFNQTVNIALLEVVEKLSGGKTSFTESPVQNISNDYYVVNINNEFHPDVLEHYLKTEFTRFQINTDYVYAVYNCHSDKMLYGKYISKDQGESNHKVIKFPKHKNLVYYFSIRFPDKTTYLVSSLRFWYLLTFALIVILLVYVYSIYTIIQQKKFSELQRDFINNMTHEFKTPLSSILLASEALSKQDAVKESSKLRTYTSIITDQGNKLNHHIEKILNIAKNDASGLSMKPQRIVLLPFIREIAETIRQKNENVSIELHIDENISVIADEFHFANIVFNILDNSIKYCETKPVIIISAHTEQKGLYLKFKDNGMGIPAKNMPHIFDKFYRVNTPKSEEVTGFGLGLFYVKKVVRQHSWKISVENNSDKGITTTLFIPF, encoded by the coding sequence ATGGAAATCAAGAAACTCAATATTATCATCACCCTCGGTTTTGTGGCCATTATCGGTATTCTGATCGCACAGCTTCTCTGGACGCGGCAGGCCTATAATCTGGAGGATAAAAAATTCAACCAGACGGTAAATATTGCTTTACTGGAAGTGGTAGAGAAACTTTCCGGCGGAAAAACCTCTTTTACCGAAAGCCCCGTGCAGAATATTTCCAATGATTATTATGTGGTGAACATCAATAACGAGTTTCACCCTGACGTTTTAGAACATTACCTAAAAACTGAATTCACCCGGTTTCAGATCAATACCGATTATGTATACGCGGTTTACAATTGCCACAGCGACAAAATGCTGTACGGAAAGTATATTTCAAAAGATCAGGGCGAATCCAATCATAAGGTTATTAAATTTCCGAAGCACAAAAATCTGGTATATTATTTTTCCATCCGTTTTCCCGATAAAACGACCTACCTCGTCAGTTCGCTGAGGTTTTGGTATCTGCTCACTTTTGCATTGATTGTTATCCTTCTGGTCTACGTTTACTCCATTTATACCATTATCCAGCAGAAAAAATTCTCGGAGCTGCAACGGGACTTCATCAACAATATGACCCATGAGTTCAAAACCCCGCTATCTTCCATCCTCCTTGCTTCGGAAGCACTCAGCAAGCAGGATGCGGTAAAAGAAAGCTCCAAATTGCGGACCTACACTTCCATCATTACGGATCAGGGCAACAAGCTCAACCATCATATTGAGAAAATACTGAATATTGCAAAAAACGATGCATCAGGCTTATCGATGAAACCGCAAAGAATTGTTTTACTGCCTTTTATCCGGGAAATTGCAGAAACCATCAGGCAGAAAAATGAGAATGTTTCCATTGAACTTCACATCGACGAAAACATTTCGGTGATTGCCGACGAGTTTCATTTCGCCAATATCGTTTTCAACATTCTGGATAATTCCATCAAATACTGCGAAACAAAGCCGGTGATTATTATTTCCGCTCATACCGAACAAAAAGGCTTATATTTAAAGTTTAAAGATAACGGAATGGGAATCCCTGCTAAAAATATGCCTCATATTTTTGATAAATTTTACCGGGTAAACACGCCAAAAAGCGAAGAAGTTACCGGTTTCGGACTGGGTTTGTTTTATGTAAAAAAAGTCGTCCGGCAGCACAGCTGGAAAATCTCTGTGGAGAACAACAGTGACAAAGGCATTACAACTACCTTGTTCATCCCTTTTTAG
- a CDS encoding DUF1501 domain-containing protein gives MNRKDFLKLVSLAGVGAPFYLNGMPSRFMNQFLDFQLSCDVVNDRSLVILRLAGANDGLNTVIPVSQYSTYAALRPNIKINSSGTGSYIPLDSTVASGKLVGLNPSMTGFKNLYDSGKLLLMNGVGYPNPNYSHFRSENLMFSGKDGSVNSDLLDGIFGRYLGALYPGLAGNPTTLNPDPLAIQMGNLNPCLFYEHTTEKNIEYNMTGFQSTVFSNLNLVNSEYNDLLSYIKGVAASMDAYYNRVMQVFNAGNNSTTTYPNSSLGKQLKTVARMIKGGSKTKIFQVNLSGFDTHVNQVQAGSTHLGTHANLLGDIANSVAAFQADIQQLGIADKIMTVTFSEFGRQVRENGSTGTDHGDLAPFFVIGNAAAAGILGDHPVFTNQTSFYYNQNQRRYDYRQIFASLLQDWLGASTSLMVTSELDYYVTGNQKVDVISNAQKAGTVCSTTLGTSNVTSEKGIKVYPVPASQYIYVDVENRRNTEIKYQMLDMSGRVILQRAERSVSGRIEINVSSVPQGNYILKLTMDTEEISKKVMVSHH, from the coding sequence ATGAACAGAAAAGACTTTTTAAAATTAGTTTCTCTCGCAGGAGTAGGTGCTCCTTTTTACCTCAACGGAATGCCGTCCAGGTTTATGAATCAGTTTTTGGATTTTCAGCTGAGCTGCGACGTTGTAAACGACCGCTCCCTGGTCATTCTGAGGCTTGCCGGAGCAAATGACGGGCTCAATACGGTAATCCCGGTGAGCCAGTACAGCACCTATGCCGCGCTGCGTCCGAACATTAAGATCAACAGTTCGGGAACCGGAAGCTATATTCCGCTGGACAGCACGGTGGCCTCCGGCAAGCTTGTCGGACTGAATCCTTCCATGACCGGATTTAAAAACCTGTATGATTCCGGAAAGCTTTTATTAATGAATGGCGTAGGATACCCAAACCCAAATTATTCGCATTTCCGCTCGGAAAACCTGATGTTCTCAGGGAAGGACGGTTCTGTCAATTCGGATCTGCTGGACGGGATATTCGGAAGGTATCTGGGTGCCCTGTATCCGGGATTAGCCGGAAATCCAACCACACTGAATCCGGATCCGCTGGCCATACAGATGGGCAACCTTAATCCATGTCTGTTTTACGAGCATACGACAGAGAAAAACATCGAATATAATATGACGGGCTTCCAGTCCACTGTTTTCAGCAATTTAAACCTGGTAAATTCTGAATACAACGATCTTTTAAGCTACATCAAAGGTGTTGCTGCCAGTATGGATGCTTATTATAACCGGGTAATGCAGGTTTTCAATGCGGGAAATAATTCCACGACTACCTATCCTAATTCTTCGCTGGGCAAACAGCTGAAAACGGTTGCGAGAATGATTAAAGGCGGAAGTAAAACGAAAATATTCCAGGTAAATCTAAGCGGATTCGATACCCATGTCAACCAGGTACAAGCCGGAAGCACCCATTTGGGAACCCATGCGAATCTTTTGGGAGATATTGCCAATTCGGTTGCCGCTTTCCAGGCGGATATTCAACAGCTCGGTATTGCCGATAAGATCATGACCGTTACGTTCAGTGAGTTCGGAAGGCAGGTCCGAGAAAACGGAAGCACCGGAACCGATCATGGCGACCTGGCACCGTTCTTTGTGATCGGTAACGCTGCGGCAGCAGGTATTTTAGGCGACCACCCGGTATTTACCAATCAGACTAGCTTTTACTACAACCAGAACCAGCGGAGATACGATTACCGGCAGATCTTTGCTTCACTTCTTCAGGACTGGCTGGGCGCAAGCACCAGTTTGATGGTAACTTCCGAGCTCGATTATTATGTCACCGGAAACCAGAAAGTTGATGTAATTTCCAATGCACAGAAAGCAGGAACGGTTTGTTCCACCACCCTGGGCACTTCCAACGTGACTTCAGAAAAAGGCATCAAAGTCTACCCGGTGCCGGCAAGCCAGTATATTTACGTAGATGTTGAAAACAGAAGAAATACGGAAATAAAATACCAAATGCTCGATATGAGCGGAAGGGTTATTCTTCAGCGTGCGGAAAGGTCGGTTTCCGGCCGTATCGAAATTAATGTTTCATCAGTTCCGCAAGGAAATTACATCCTGAAACTTACGATGGATACAGAGGAAATCAGCAAAAAAGTGATGGTTTCGCATCATTAA